The Coccidioides posadasii str. Silveira chromosome 2, complete sequence genomic interval GGTATTTCTGAAATTGGTCAACGGGTTCCCATGATACCGAATGCTGGTTATGTACAAGCGCCGAGCCCTGCACCTTTAGGCGCGAATAATGAGCCATTAAGTAGCGAGAGCTCCGTTTCTCAGCGACAAGGGCGACAGCAGGCCCGAAATAGAAGTGGGTTGGAGTGGCTTCCACCTAGTAGTTACGGGCTTCACGGCCACGGAGTTCATATGAACGATAAGTTTGAAAAGGCTTGGTACGACGAACACCCTGAGGAGCTTACCCGTGAAGAACAAACTCACTATGGCCCTGGGAATGGAAGCCCCCGACCTGAGTGGGCTATGTCTAGTGAAGATTTAAATAAGATAGTCAAGTTGTCCGCACAAAAAACTATTGGTAAGGATGTCTCCCCTTGTGCGTATTTAGCCCGAGCTAACGATGTTAGACTCTTCTGCAGAGATTATATGCACACCAGAGGAGGAGATTGGCTATATAGCTACTGAAGAACTTGCTTCACGCTTTAAATTGCCGTCACGTGGATCACCATTGGGCAAAAATGTTGCCCAAGGTCTAGAACCGGCTCCTGAATCGCTACGGAAAAACTCTACCGCCCAAGAAAACGATCACGACAAAGAGGAGGTCAAAATCCATATAGATGAGCCAATCCACCACCAGCACCACCCGGATGGGTTTATGCCTGCATCAGACAACCATAAGCCACATGGCGGTGATTCATTGGAGGAAAATGGGGAAGAATCACCGATACTTGCTGAAGATGAAGTCGATGAACGTGCTGAACATTTGCAACCAGCAGTCTCCCCAACTCTAGTTTCTCATATTATAAATTCACCCGAGCGCAAGACCCATACTCGGTCTCCTAGTGTTGGTAGCAACCGAGTACCGATCAAACCGCTTGCTAGCCCAACCTTGTCGTCATATAACTCACGGACGGGAGAAGGTGAAGATATGAGACAACCCCTGGAGGATGTCGAAGAGTATGAGCCACTCTTCCCCGACGATGGTAAGAACAAGAAGCCTTTACCGGCGGAGGAGCAACTCAAGAAAGAGCCGGAGTATCACCGACATAAATTTCCGAGCCAGGACATATGGGAAGATGCTCCAGATAGCTTACAATTGCAAACAACGGTCTCGATGGCAGAAAGCCCGAAAGATGAGAATAAATCCCCCGTCGAAATTGCCGAGGAAGAAATGGCAAAGCTTCGGCAGGGCATACAAAGGAAGCCAAGTTCAGCGTCGACAGGATCTTCAGGCCCGTCAGATGATGTGCCAGCAAGACCTGGTGTTAAACAGAGCTTCCCAAGCAAAGACATCTGGGAGGAAGCACCAGAAAGCCAACAACTGGAAGCCACTGTGCAGATTGCAGAACAGCAAAACGAAGCGATTCCAGCAGAAAATACGGAGAAAGCGTCGCCTCCAGGAATCCCTGTTCGTCCATCCAAGAGACCGCAACGGATTTCGCCGGAGCGCCAATCTCCACCCGTCCAAGCGGAATCTACTCTGCCGCCAACCGATGCCAAGAAGCCCCCCGCCATTCCCGAGCGTCCTAAGCCTCAGATTCCGCCAAGACCCCCCAGACCCCTTCAACGAACTTCTGG includes:
- a CDS encoding uncharacterized protein (EggNog:ENOG410PJKN~COG:S~BUSCO:3260at33183), with the protein product MATRVPPTIPPRPSRSPNTLSPPNADIPKIPPRPTKRRTDQSTSPKPDRFAPSPLNALPGEATASNDDRPSRPPSVAALPSIGQEGIEYEGAEYQSMQGGEDDDQIQQPVETRSVNRDLYLHAPRPSLPDTSAKAQVEVVTRTDSRQAAAAGFGKAVSPSDEEVKYLDSQREPSAEQRKSLHPGDEHGISEIGQRVPMIPNAGYVQAPSPAPLGANNEPLSSESSVSQRQGRQQARNRSGLEWLPPSSYGLHGHGVHMNDKFEKAWYDEHPEELTREEQTHYGPGNGSPRPEWAMSSEDLNKIVKLSAQKTIDSSAEIICTPEEEIGYIATEELASRFKLPSRGSPLGKNVAQGLEPAPESLRKNSTAQENDHDKEEVKIHIDEPIHHQHHPDGFMPASDNHKPHGGDSLEENGEESPILAEDEVDERAEHLQPAVSPTLVSHIINSPERKTHTRSPSVGSNRVPIKPLASPTLSSYNSRTGEGEDMRQPLEDVEEYEPLFPDDGKNKKPLPAEEQLKKEPEYHRHKFPSQDIWEDAPDSLQLQTTVSMAESPKDENKSPVEIAEEEMAKLRQGIQRKPSSASTGSSGPSDDVPARPGVKQSFPSKDIWEEAPESQQLEATVQIAEQQNEAIPAENTEKASPPGIPVRPSKRPQRISPERQSPPVQAESTLPPTDAKKPPAIPERPKPQIPPRPPRPLQRTSGDSSSKIKSSTSNDTASPPVVKPKPPIPSRPLGSKIAALKAGFLSDLDNRLKLGPQAPKPQEKNEEEKPQAPKGPLSDARKGRARGPARRKPAVSSPPEDTTKVEATRAPQVTLVEPWSLWSMRPDGALMLCQENKKPESICKTGPSPDRSKEALPPEQLKVEESVILRSPEPESQITENQKLVEEQKSPTSMDNPEPDLSVQEHLEFQSPLHPTSEQTSPETSTGPPFEPSSIDPASETDLTTVPPEKEETSRMIDTKKDMTQAQPQEKDIEPVADLTPEVILKDPTK